The proteins below come from a single Candidatus Binatia bacterium genomic window:
- a CDS encoding ChaN family lipoprotein → MASLVGPPGVRAAQSARRVPLGTWVYPCSSEKPGDALIALAKRGVVLLGESHDQAEHHRWQLHTIMALFSHRPDMVLGFEMFPRRVQPVLDRWSKGELNESDFLCEVDWPQIWGFADALYLPLFHFARMYRLPMLALNIDRATNRRVAAQGLASVPSTEREGVGDPAPASSFYRERLFEWFNKHPAAGQDAYAALERFERFVSAQQFWDRAMAEAIAGARRDARHPLVVGIMGSGHIEYGNGVPHQLAALGVNCVATALPWPADTDYPIHDPPIADVLFGVPPAP, encoded by the coding sequence ATGGCGAGCCTAGTGGGACCACCCGGTGTCCGTGCAGCGCAGTCCGCCCGCCGCGTGCCTTTGGGCACATGGGTCTATCCTTGCAGCAGCGAAAAACCAGGCGATGCGCTCATAGCGCTCGCCAAGCGCGGCGTCGTGCTGCTCGGCGAGTCGCACGATCAGGCGGAGCACCATCGCTGGCAGCTTCATACGATCATGGCGCTGTTCAGCCACAGACCCGACATGGTCCTCGGTTTCGAGATGTTCCCGCGGCGCGTTCAGCCGGTGCTTGACCGCTGGTCCAAGGGCGAACTGAACGAATCCGACTTCCTGTGCGAGGTCGACTGGCCGCAGATCTGGGGCTTCGCCGATGCGCTCTACCTGCCGCTATTCCATTTTGCCCGCATGTATCGCTTGCCAATGCTGGCGCTCAATATTGATCGGGCGACCAACCGTCGGGTTGCGGCACAAGGATTAGCATCCGTGCCGAGCACTGAGCGGGAGGGCGTCGGCGATCCTGCACCGGCCTCTTCGTTTTATCGCGAGCGGCTGTTTGAGTGGTTTAACAAGCACCCGGCCGCCGGTCAGGACGCCTATGCAGCCTTGGAACGGTTCGAACGTTTCGTCAGCGCGCAGCAGTTCTGGGACCGCGCCATGGCCGAGGCAATCGCCGGCGCGCGGCGCGATGCGCGGCATCCGTTGGTCGTCGGCATCATGGGCAGTGGCCATATTGAATACGGGAACGGTGTGCCGCACCAACTCGCCGCGTTAGGGGTAAACTGTGTAGCCACCGCGCTGCCCTGGCCTGCGGATACCGATTACCCGATCCATGACCCGCCAATTGCAGATGTTCTTTTCGGTGTGCCACCCGCTCCGTGA
- a CDS encoding transposase, protein MAGSDATSVSTGNRTILGRITKRGNRYLRMLFAQGARAILLRPMSWAKHSFGPWLTAAARRLHRNVLAAALANKLARIGEHHPY, encoded by the coding sequence ATGGCCGGAAGCGACGCGACATCCGTTTCGACCGGTAATCGCACGATTCTTGGGCGCATCACGAAGCGTGGAAATCGCTACCTGCGCATGCTCTTCGCACAAGGCGCGCGCGCCATTCTGCTCCGACCGATGAGCTGGGCGAAGCATAGCTTTGGACCGTGGCTCACGGCTGCGGCGCGGCGTCTACATCGCAACGTTCTAGCAGCCGCGCTCGCCAACAAGCTGGCCCGGATCGGCGAGCACCACCCCTATTGA